Proteins encoded in a region of the Campylobacter concisus genome:
- a CDS encoding nitrous oxide reductase family maturation protein NosD translates to MRKIFNFALAFLPIFSSANILQDAINNASPGDVIKLGDGIYEGSITINKPLSIVGEGKNAHIKGNGKGTVVKIIASNVTLRNLKISGSGNDLGELDAGIGCDKANNVLITQNDLSDVLFGVDFKECSSSKITENNITSKKGASLGFRGDAVRLWYSHENLIEGNYIYDSRDMVAWYASHNKFLKNKAIRGRYSLHFMYANQNLVENNDFIGNAVGMFFMYSAGSNIKNNLVMDSDGAFGIGIGLKDVSNFTIENNTLIYNARGILLDNSPFQPGSTINFLGNKILHNVVGVYFHATQGTSIFENNDFIGNMDIVANDTPGDKMALNRWSKNYYDEYESFDRDKDGYGDTPFMHLSYADQLWQYYPNLQFFYGSSVFSILNFLAKLAPFSEPIKLLEDSTPRIKPLDASNFNALRAKRG, encoded by the coding sequence ATGCGTAAAATTTTCAATTTTGCCCTTGCTTTCTTGCCTATTTTTAGCTCTGCAAATATCCTTCAAGATGCAATAAATAACGCTAGCCCTGGCGATGTTATAAAGCTAGGGGACGGCATCTATGAAGGAAGTATAACTATAAATAAGCCGCTTAGTATCGTTGGCGAGGGCAAAAACGCTCATATAAAAGGAAATGGTAAAGGCACAGTTGTAAAGATTATTGCCTCAAATGTTACGCTTAGAAATTTAAAGATAAGTGGTAGCGGAAATGACCTTGGTGAGCTAGATGCTGGCATTGGCTGTGATAAAGCAAATAATGTCTTGATTACGCAAAATGACTTGAGTGATGTGCTTTTTGGGGTTGATTTTAAAGAGTGTAGTAGCTCAAAGATCACTGAAAATAACATCACTTCTAAAAAGGGAGCCAGTCTTGGCTTTAGAGGTGATGCCGTTAGACTCTGGTATAGTCATGAAAATTTAATCGAAGGCAATTATATTTATGATAGCCGTGATATGGTTGCATGGTATGCAAGTCACAATAAATTTTTAAAAAATAAAGCGATTCGCGGTAGATACTCGCTTCACTTTATGTATGCGAATCAAAATTTAGTCGAAAACAACGATTTTATCGGCAATGCAGTCGGAATGTTTTTTATGTACTCAGCTGGCTCAAATATAAAAAATAATCTTGTTATGGATAGTGACGGTGCTTTTGGTATTGGTATTGGTCTAAAAGATGTTTCAAATTTTACTATCGAAAATAATACCCTTATCTATAATGCGAGAGGAATTTTGCTTGATAATTCGCCGTTTCAGCCAGGCTCAACGATAAATTTCTTAGGCAATAAAATTTTACACAACGTAGTTGGCGTATATTTTCACGCTACTCAGGGGACAAGCATATTTGAAAATAATGATTTTATAGGCAATATGGATATCGTTGCGAACGACACTCCAGGCGATAAAATGGCATTAAATCGGTGGAGTAAAAATTATTATGATGAGTATGAGAGCTTTGATAGAGATAAAGATGGCTATGGCGATACGCCGTTTATGCACCTATCATATGCCGATCAGCTTTGGCAGTATTATCCGAATTTGCAGTTTTTCTATGGATCAAGTGTCTTTAGTATCTTAAATTTTTTAGCCAAACTCGCGCCATTTTCTGAGCCAATAAAGCTACTTGAAGATAGCACGCCAAGGATAAAACCACTCGATGCTTCAAATTTTAACGCGTTAAGGGCAAAACGTGGATAG
- a CDS encoding cytochrome C, whose protein sequence is MSKYKIYTIVALVLMTVCFTLPVLGWHGAKERIADGDELPSYTYGIYNLYSSFQYKNHLLSKDVASDLHKMIEQKAEIGTPSFPIWYVSLEAPNYPKSAFPDGIPVYFHVDGYSGDVHEMNTINHYIGMYPMEHGGNLERAIAPYYLLISTLCMLAFLYYNGKFNSLLMVPTIIAPVLFMSAFAGWLYWYGHNMQEWGAFKIKPFMPTVLGDGSVAQFTTHSYPSIGFWVMIAMSVFCILAVFSKKKELNA, encoded by the coding sequence ATGAGTAAATATAAAATTTATACCATTGTTGCACTTGTCTTAATGACTGTTTGTTTTACTTTGCCTGTTCTTGGTTGGCACGGAGCAAAAGAGCGTATAGCTGATGGTGATGAACTGCCATCTTATACTTACGGTATATATAATCTTTATAGCTCATTTCAGTATAAAAATCATCTTTTATCAAAAGATGTAGCAAGCGATCTTCATAAGATGATCGAGCAGAAAGCAGAGATAGGCACACCATCTTTTCCTATCTGGTACGTCTCTCTTGAAGCTCCAAATTATCCAAAATCAGCCTTTCCTGATGGAATTCCTGTATATTTTCACGTAGATGGATATAGTGGTGACGTGCATGAGATGAATACGATAAATCACTACATCGGTATGTATCCTATGGAGCATGGTGGAAATTTAGAGCGAGCGATAGCACCTTATTATTTGCTTATTTCAACGCTTTGTATGCTCGCATTTTTGTATTACAACGGCAAATTTAACTCACTTCTTATGGTTCCAACCATTATCGCGCCTGTGCTATTTATGAGTGCATTTGCAGGATGGCTTTACTGGTATGGACACAATATGCAAGAGTGGGGCGCATTTAAGATTAAACCATTTATGCCAACAGTTTTAGGTGATGGTAGCGTCGCACAATTTACAACGCACTCTTATCCAAGTATCGGATTTTGGGTTATGATCGCTATGAGCGTATTTTGCATACTTGCAGTATTCTCAAAGAAAAAAGAGCTAAATGCGTAA